One Desulfobulbus propionicus DSM 2032 DNA segment encodes these proteins:
- a CDS encoding methyl-accepting chemotaxis protein produces the protein MHVFQRIAPRVLLPIAGVTILFSLVLYGVADRTIGRLMEHNLDRLGQSKVADIAASEKRIANEMLAQAALFSRAKPVLEAYETAHQGRLDDEGDQQMEKARQQLRAYFASIEKGFKENSDNKALRLHFHVPSARSLLRVWKKDQRTSDDLASFRETVTAINQGSHQRVVGVEVGRGGFEIRGIAPILADDSRFLGSVESLSSYDPLVQYGVSNENEHIAVYMNKASLAIATELQDAAKHPIVGDAFVFVSSSNRQTTDAVITAELLAGGRDGVRMERVGDYFTTFFPIKDFSGKQVGVMAYVYNAAELYRQMRTIERGLIGLCAALLVAVIVPLLLSVRAVVVPIQRTATMLKDIAEGEGDLTKRLQILKKDEVGELAQWFNLFLDRLERIVRDFGSKANSLRLSSDDLSTIAQQLSKNTVDATAKSARMAHGAESMSANMASVATASEEASGNVNAVATAVEQMAATVKEIAGNAEHARLIAQKAALGATTASDKVNRLGSDVNDIGKVTEVITEISEQTNLLALNATIEAARAGESGKGFAVVANEIKELAKQTAVATGEIKGKIEAIQTSTGETVDEIERISTVINDVNELVATIAAAVEEQSVATAEIAANLSQASQGIQEVNHNVGEVSLVTGEISKDIVDVNRASEEMNIVSAQLTSHARDLFNLSERLSEVVDRFKTQQARFNIGKVKAAHMQWRSRLEAVLNGKEALRPEEVASDRECEFGQWYFGSEGQALRDRPHFAEVGAQHAKVHQLARQIAELIQQGNSKQAGALMQEFETAREQLFKSLDELYLS, from the coding sequence ATGCACGTCTTCCAGCGAATAGCCCCGCGGGTGCTACTGCCGATTGCCGGGGTCACGATCCTCTTTTCCCTGGTTTTATATGGGGTGGCCGATCGCACCATCGGGCGGTTGATGGAGCATAATCTGGATCGGCTTGGCCAATCGAAGGTGGCGGACATCGCCGCCAGCGAGAAACGCATCGCCAATGAAATGCTGGCTCAGGCCGCCCTGTTCAGCCGGGCCAAGCCGGTGCTTGAGGCCTATGAAACCGCCCATCAGGGCCGGCTCGACGATGAGGGCGATCAGCAGATGGAAAAGGCCCGGCAGCAGCTCCGCGCCTATTTTGCCTCCATCGAAAAGGGCTTCAAGGAAAACAGCGACAACAAAGCCCTGCGGCTCCACTTTCACGTGCCGTCGGCCCGCAGCCTGTTGCGGGTATGGAAAAAGGATCAGCGCACCAGCGATGACCTGGCCTCCTTCCGGGAAACGGTAACCGCCATCAACCAAGGCTCGCATCAGCGGGTTGTCGGCGTCGAGGTGGGAAGGGGCGGGTTTGAGATTCGCGGCATAGCGCCCATCCTTGCCGACGACAGCCGGTTTTTAGGGTCGGTGGAATCGCTCTCCTCCTATGATCCGTTGGTGCAGTACGGCGTGAGCAACGAAAACGAGCACATCGCCGTGTACATGAACAAAGCCTCCCTGGCCATTGCCACCGAGCTGCAGGATGCGGCCAAGCATCCGATTGTCGGCGACGCCTTTGTGTTTGTCTCCTCCTCCAATCGGCAGACCACCGACGCGGTCATCACCGCGGAGCTGCTCGCCGGCGGACGGGACGGGGTGCGCATGGAACGCGTCGGCGATTATTTCACCACCTTCTTTCCCATCAAGGATTTCAGCGGCAAGCAGGTGGGGGTCATGGCCTATGTCTACAACGCGGCGGAGTTGTATCGGCAGATGCGCACCATCGAGCGCGGATTGATCGGGCTGTGCGCGGCCCTGCTGGTGGCGGTGATCGTGCCGCTGTTGTTGAGCGTCCGTGCGGTGGTCGTGCCCATCCAGCGCACGGCGACCATGCTCAAGGACATTGCCGAGGGCGAGGGCGATTTGACCAAACGGCTGCAAATTTTAAAGAAAGACGAGGTCGGAGAGCTGGCCCAATGGTTCAATCTCTTTCTTGATCGGCTGGAACGGATTGTCCGCGATTTCGGCTCCAAGGCCAACAGCCTGCGGCTGTCGTCGGATGATCTCAGCACCATTGCCCAGCAATTGTCGAAAAACACGGTGGACGCGACGGCAAAGTCCGCCAGGATGGCGCACGGCGCCGAATCGATGAGCGCCAACATGGCCTCGGTGGCGACTGCCAGCGAGGAGGCCTCCGGCAACGTCAACGCGGTGGCCACGGCCGTGGAGCAGATGGCGGCAACGGTCAAGGAAATTGCCGGCAATGCCGAACATGCGCGCCTCATTGCCCAGAAGGCCGCTTTGGGGGCCACCACTGCCTCGGACAAGGTGAACCGGCTGGGAAGCGATGTGAACGATATCGGCAAGGTCACCGAGGTGATTACCGAGATCTCCGAGCAAACCAACCTGCTGGCGCTCAATGCGACCATCGAGGCGGCCCGGGCCGGCGAGTCGGGCAAGGGGTTCGCGGTGGTGGCCAATGAAATCAAGGAATTGGCCAAGCAGACCGCGGTCGCCACCGGCGAGATCAAGGGAAAGATCGAGGCGATCCAGACCTCGACCGGCGAGACGGTCGATGAAATTGAACGGATTTCAACGGTGATCAACGATGTCAACGAGCTGGTGGCCACCATCGCCGCCGCCGTTGAAGAGCAGTCGGTGGCCACGGCGGAAATCGCGGCCAACCTCAGCCAGGCTTCCCAGGGCATTCAGGAGGTCAATCACAATGTCGGCGAGGTCTCGCTGGTCACCGGCGAGATCAGCAAGGACATCGTCGATGTCAACCGGGCTTCCGAGGAGATGAACATTGTCAGCGCGCAGCTCACCAGCCATGCCCGCGATCTGTTCAACCTGTCCGAACGATTGTCCGAGGTGGTGGACCGATTCAAGACCCAGCAGGCCCGGTTCAACATCGGCAAGGTCAAGGCGGCGCACATGCAGTGGCGCTCCCGCCTGGAAGCGGTGCTCAACGGCAAGGAGGCCCTCCGCCCGGAAGAGGTTGCCTCGGATCGGGAATGCGAGTTCGGCCAATGGTACTTTGGTTCCGAGGGACAGGCCCTGCGCGACCGACCGCATTTTGCCGAGGTCGGTGCACAGCATGCCAAGGTGCACCAGTTGGCCAGGCAGATTGCCGAGCTGATCCAGCAGGGCAACTCCAAACAGGCGGGCGCGCTGATGCAGGAGTTCGAGACCGCCCGCGAACAGCTGTTCAAGTCGCTGGACGAATTGTATCTGAGTTAA
- the hydG gene encoding [FeFe] hydrogenase H-cluster radical SAM maturase HydG, with protein sequence MLIETMEIEEFIRPEEIETILAQAADTPDNEIETILDRASRFEGLSHLEVARLLKMDDKHLDRLFQVARRIKEEIYGNRIVMFAPLYVSDFCVNRCAYCAYNDCHSFKRRKLTQEEVRDEIIEIVRMGHKRIALEAGEDDVNCPIDYILDCLRTIYKTQADLSGEIRRVNVNIAATTVENYRKLKAVGIGTYILFQETYHQPTYEKYHLAGPKRDYWYHTTAFDRAMAGGIDDVGAGVLFGLHDPYFEALAMMLHNEHLEKTYGVGFHTISVPRIRPAEGVDLSAVYPNIPDDPTFKKIVAVLRLAVPYTGIIISTRENAAMRKDLLDCGITQMSACSAVGVGGYMAEKRRRETGVVDQELTAQFAKNDERTADEIIHWLMEEGLVPSWCTACYRSGRTGDRFMALAKSGQIKNVCHPNALMTLSEYLEDYASPEVKALGYRLVDRELDKVPKPEHREKARQNVEMIRSGQSRDLFF encoded by the coding sequence ATGTTGATTGAAACTATGGAAATTGAGGAATTCATCCGTCCCGAGGAGATCGAGACCATCCTGGCCCAGGCGGCCGATACTCCGGACAACGAGATTGAGACCATCCTCGACCGGGCGTCCCGCTTCGAGGGCTTGAGCCATCTCGAAGTGGCCAGACTGCTCAAGATGGACGACAAACACCTGGACCGGCTGTTCCAGGTGGCCCGCCGTATCAAGGAAGAGATCTACGGCAACCGCATCGTCATGTTCGCGCCGCTCTATGTGAGCGACTTCTGCGTCAACCGATGCGCCTACTGCGCCTACAACGATTGCCACAGCTTCAAGCGCCGCAAGCTGACCCAGGAGGAGGTCCGTGACGAGATCATCGAGATCGTGCGCATGGGCCACAAGCGCATCGCCTTGGAAGCGGGCGAGGACGACGTCAACTGTCCGATCGACTACATCCTCGACTGCTTGCGCACCATTTACAAGACCCAGGCCGATCTCTCCGGCGAGATCCGCCGGGTCAACGTCAACATCGCCGCGACCACGGTGGAGAATTACCGCAAGCTCAAGGCGGTGGGCATCGGTACCTACATCCTCTTCCAGGAAACCTACCACCAGCCGACCTACGAAAAATACCACCTAGCCGGGCCGAAACGGGATTATTGGTACCACACCACCGCCTTTGACCGGGCCATGGCCGGCGGCATCGACGATGTCGGCGCGGGCGTGCTCTTTGGCCTCCACGATCCCTATTTCGAGGCCCTGGCGATGATGCTCCACAACGAGCACCTGGAAAAAACCTACGGGGTCGGCTTCCATACCATCTCGGTGCCGCGTATCCGTCCGGCCGAGGGCGTCGATCTCAGTGCTGTCTACCCCAACATCCCGGACGATCCAACCTTCAAGAAGATCGTCGCCGTGCTCCGCCTGGCCGTGCCCTACACCGGCATCATCATTTCCACCCGCGAGAACGCGGCCATGCGCAAGGATCTGCTCGACTGCGGCATCACCCAGATGAGCGCCTGCAGCGCGGTCGGGGTTGGCGGCTACATGGCCGAGAAGCGCCGCCGCGAGACCGGGGTGGTCGATCAGGAACTGACCGCCCAGTTCGCCAAGAACGACGAACGCACCGCCGACGAGATCATCCATTGGTTGATGGAAGAAGGGTTGGTGCCCTCCTGGTGCACCGCCTGCTACCGCTCCGGCCGCACCGGCGATCGCTTCATGGCGCTCGCCAAGAGCGGCCAGATCAAGAACGTCTGTCATCCCAACGCCCTGATGACCCTGTCCGAATACCTGGAAGACTACGCCTCGCCCGAGGTCAAGGCCCTGGGGTACCGGCTGGTGGACCGGGAGCTGGACAAGGTGCCCAAACCCGAACACCGGGAAAAAGCACGCCAGAATGTGGAGATGATCCGCAGCGGCCAGAGCCGCGATCTGTTTTTCTAA
- a CDS encoding AMP-dependent synthetase/ligase, translated as MSDPANWSNREMVTDNDLVIAPDQATTLPGLFRQRVTRTPDRTAFRQFDRQTDKWREYSWRQVAEAIGCWRHGLRIQGLQRGERVALWLANSVAWVACEQAALAEGLVVVPLYARDNAANLAYILNDCGARLLVVDSAAQWRQLRGCGHALPSLQQVVCLEHIDESGRPESLWPVAQWLPRDPVADNGPILQSNDLATIIYTSGTTGRPKGVMLSHRNILWNCWAVLQVHPARPDDLFLSFLPLSHSFERTVGYYVPMMAGCCIAYCRSLQELAEDMRLIRPTILISVPRIYERIAARIEEQLERKGRLARWLFAAAVTVGFRCFEAQRDQRTPTLRDRLIWPLLRQLVAIPMLERFGGRVRLAVTGGAPVQEGISRLFLGIGLPLVQGYGLTEAAPVVSTNEPANNRPTTVGPPLPGIEVRLAEDHELLVRGPGVMLGYWQQPELTAEVLDADGWLKTGDIARIDHGFIRIIGRSKEILVTSTGEKVAPVAMEMALEQHPLIDQAMVVGEGRPHVAALLVVNPQAWMRLAAHLGLDADDPASLDSDAARAAALSTVSGLLRAFPAPAQVRGVCLLSEEWTIDNGLLTPTLKLIRDRVAVRYARQINELYRSTRSVSLARQGAAPLHDEQSGSP; from the coding sequence ATGAGCGATCCGGCCAATTGGAGCAACAGGGAAATGGTGACAGACAACGACTTGGTCATTGCCCCGGATCAGGCCACGACTCTGCCCGGCCTGTTCCGCCAGCGAGTGACCCGTACCCCGGACCGGACCGCCTTTCGCCAGTTTGACCGCCAAACCGACAAGTGGCGCGAATATTCCTGGCGACAGGTGGCCGAGGCAATCGGATGCTGGCGACACGGCCTGCGCATCCAGGGACTGCAAAGGGGAGAGCGGGTCGCCCTGTGGCTGGCCAACAGCGTCGCCTGGGTGGCCTGCGAACAGGCGGCCCTGGCCGAAGGGTTGGTCGTGGTCCCCCTCTACGCCCGCGACAATGCCGCCAACCTGGCCTACATCCTCAACGACTGCGGCGCGCGCCTGCTGGTTGTCGACAGCGCTGCCCAGTGGCGGCAACTACGGGGCTGCGGCCACGCCCTGCCCTCTCTGCAGCAGGTGGTCTGCCTCGAACACATCGACGAGTCTGGTCGGCCCGAATCGCTTTGGCCCGTTGCACAGTGGCTGCCTCGGGACCCGGTCGCGGACAACGGTCCGATCCTGCAATCAAACGACCTGGCCACCATCATCTACACCTCGGGCACCACCGGCCGCCCCAAGGGGGTGATGCTCTCGCACCGCAATATTCTCTGGAACTGCTGGGCCGTGCTTCAGGTCCATCCGGCCCGGCCGGATGACCTTTTCCTCTCCTTTCTGCCCCTGTCTCATTCCTTTGAGCGCACGGTCGGCTACTATGTGCCGATGATGGCCGGCTGCTGCATCGCCTACTGCCGCTCCCTCCAGGAGCTGGCCGAAGACATGCGGTTGATCCGGCCAACGATCCTCATTTCCGTGCCGCGCATCTACGAACGAATCGCGGCGCGAATCGAGGAACAATTGGAGCGCAAGGGGCGGCTGGCTCGCTGGCTGTTCGCCGCCGCAGTCACGGTCGGCTTCCGATGTTTCGAGGCCCAACGCGATCAGCGAACGCCCACCCTGCGCGACCGGCTGATTTGGCCACTGCTGCGACAACTGGTGGCCATCCCCATGCTGGAGCGGTTCGGCGGCCGGGTCCGGCTGGCGGTCACGGGCGGCGCGCCGGTGCAGGAGGGCATCTCCCGTTTGTTTCTCGGCATCGGCCTGCCCCTGGTGCAAGGGTACGGCCTCACCGAGGCGGCGCCCGTGGTCAGCACCAACGAACCGGCAAACAACCGGCCGACAACGGTGGGCCCACCGCTGCCAGGCATCGAGGTGCGCCTGGCCGAGGACCACGAACTGCTGGTCCGCGGTCCGGGGGTGATGCTCGGCTACTGGCAGCAGCCCGAGCTGACCGCCGAGGTGCTGGATGCGGACGGATGGTTGAAGACCGGCGATATAGCCCGGATCGACCATGGATTCATCCGCATTATCGGCCGGAGCAAGGAGATCCTGGTCACCTCCACCGGTGAGAAAGTGGCGCCCGTGGCCATGGAGATGGCCCTGGAACAGCATCCCCTGATCGACCAGGCCATGGTGGTGGGCGAGGGTCGGCCCCATGTGGCGGCGCTGCTGGTGGTCAATCCCCAGGCCTGGATGCGGCTGGCGGCCCACCTGGGTCTGGATGCGGACGATCCGGCCTCCCTGGACAGCGATGCGGCACGTGCGGCGGCGCTCTCAACGGTGAGCGGCCTGCTCCGCGCCTTCCCCGCTCCGGCCCAGGTGCGCGGCGTCTGCCTGCTCAGCGAGGAATGGACCATCGACAACGGCCTGCTCACCCCAACCCTGAAGCTGATCCGCGACCGGGTCGCGGTCCGATATGCGCGGCAGATCAACGAGCTCTACCGATCCACCCGTTCCGTATCCCTTGCACGGCAGGGTGCCGCACCGCTGCATGATGAACAATCAGGGTCTCCATGA
- a CDS encoding AMP-binding protein yields the protein MADNEFQGSSGSNEQEQHQQAVRPPAPMQGGPLGGIDPEAVCRVAAGLAGEIDPARATLRVVLDSSLERDLGFDSLAKVELLSRLEKMSGLTLSEEILTRAETLRDLTRALAQGTAHDRAAIDHHGTAIERDEQRAGIADRALTLTEVLRLQTQRAPDQPHLLLYGAREEPVTVSHRTLLDQATAIAAGLEALDVQPGASVALMLPTGLDYFFSFFGVLLAGAVPVPLYPPLRPSQFEDHLRRHRHILNNCQALLLITVAEARPLARFLKAQVDSLRRIVTVEELQKAGTAFTPVSASPEDTAFLQYTSGSTGIPKGVILSHANLLTNIRAMGRAIDANPRDIFVSWLPLYHDMGLIGAWLGSLYHGCQLVAMSPLAFLVHPERWLWAIHRHRGTLSAAPNFGYELCLNKIEPPQLDGLDLSSWRLAFNGAEPVSAETIARFTDRFAPHGFRPEAMAPVYGLAESTVGLAFPPLGRRPLIDRVQRQPLLERGLALSAGEDDPHPLRIVACGRVLSGHQLRVVDANDHELPERQVGRLQFYGPSATSGYYRSPQQTKTLFHGQWLDTGDLGYLAGQDLYLTSRVKDLIIRGGRNISPYELEEAIGEIEGVRKGCVAVFGNADPTSGTEKLVVLAESRSRDPGMLANLRERIINRSVDILGMPPDEVVLAPPHTVLKTSSGKIRREASRELYAQGRIGQPPRAVWWQLVRLAAGGLAQQARHSLRLAASTAYAGACWLLFGLLALTMGPVACVLPSARSRWRVARLAARLLARLTGTGIIVHGLDRLHTKAPLILVANHQSYLDSLILMAALPLRFSFVAKAELARQTVLRHALARLDVVFVERFDFKQAVDDARRLTELAAAGRSLCFFAEGTIWRMPGLHPFHMGAFLVAADNGMEVVPITIRGTRTKLRSESWFPRPGQVHLFIGPRLRGEGVGWEAALSLRDRARQQILRHCGEPDLGGEES from the coding sequence ATGGCGGACAACGAATTCCAGGGTTCTTCGGGCAGCAACGAACAGGAGCAGCATCAACAGGCGGTCCGACCGCCGGCTCCGATGCAAGGCGGCCCCTTAGGCGGGATCGATCCCGAGGCCGTTTGCCGAGTGGCTGCGGGGCTGGCCGGTGAGATCGACCCGGCCCGCGCCACGTTGCGGGTGGTGCTCGATAGCTCCCTGGAACGCGATCTGGGCTTCGACAGCCTCGCCAAGGTGGAATTGCTCTCGCGCCTGGAAAAGATGTCCGGCCTCACCTTAAGCGAGGAGATCCTGACCCGGGCCGAAACCCTCCGCGACCTCACGCGGGCCCTGGCACAGGGCACGGCCCACGACCGCGCCGCCATCGATCATCACGGGACCGCGATCGAGCGGGACGAGCAGCGGGCCGGTATCGCCGACCGCGCCCTGACTCTGACCGAGGTCCTCCGCCTCCAGACGCAGCGGGCACCCGACCAGCCTCATCTTCTGCTCTACGGCGCCCGGGAGGAGCCGGTGACGGTCAGCCATCGTACCCTGCTCGACCAGGCCACGGCAATCGCCGCCGGCCTTGAGGCCCTGGATGTGCAACCAGGCGCCAGCGTGGCCCTGATGCTGCCGACCGGCCTCGATTATTTCTTCAGTTTCTTCGGCGTGCTCCTGGCCGGCGCCGTGCCGGTGCCTCTTTACCCGCCCCTGCGGCCCTCCCAGTTCGAGGACCATCTCCGCCGCCATCGCCACATCCTCAACAACTGCCAGGCCCTGCTCCTGATCACCGTGGCCGAGGCCCGTCCCCTGGCCCGTTTCCTCAAGGCGCAGGTGGACAGCCTACGGCGGATCGTCACTGTCGAGGAACTGCAGAAGGCGGGCACCGCCTTCACCCCGGTATCCGCCAGCCCGGAGGACACCGCCTTTCTTCAGTACACCTCCGGCAGCACCGGTATTCCCAAGGGGGTTATTCTCAGCCATGCCAACCTGCTCACCAACATCCGTGCCATGGGCCGGGCCATCGACGCCAATCCGCGGGATATCTTTGTCAGCTGGCTGCCGCTCTATCACGACATGGGGCTGATCGGTGCCTGGCTCGGCAGCCTCTATCACGGCTGCCAGCTGGTGGCGATGTCGCCGCTTGCCTTCCTGGTCCATCCCGAGCGCTGGCTGTGGGCCATTCACCGCCACCGGGGCACGCTCTCCGCCGCACCCAACTTCGGCTATGAACTCTGTCTCAACAAGATTGAGCCGCCACAGTTGGATGGACTCGATCTGAGCAGCTGGCGGCTGGCCTTTAACGGCGCCGAACCGGTGAGCGCGGAAACCATTGCCCGGTTCACCGACCGCTTTGCCCCCCATGGCTTTCGTCCCGAGGCCATGGCGCCGGTGTACGGCTTGGCCGAGTCCACTGTCGGTCTCGCCTTTCCGCCCTTGGGCCGAAGACCGCTGATCGACCGGGTGCAACGGCAGCCCCTGCTGGAGCGCGGGCTGGCCCTATCCGCCGGCGAGGACGATCCCCATCCGCTGCGCATCGTCGCCTGCGGCCGGGTCCTCAGCGGCCATCAGCTGCGGGTGGTGGATGCCAATGACCATGAATTGCCCGAACGCCAGGTGGGCCGCCTGCAATTCTACGGTCCCTCGGCGACCAGCGGCTACTACCGCAGCCCTCAACAAACCAAGACCCTCTTTCACGGCCAGTGGCTCGACACCGGCGATCTTGGCTACCTTGCCGGACAGGATCTCTACCTCACCAGCCGGGTCAAGGATCTCATCATTCGCGGCGGCCGCAATATCTCGCCCTATGAACTGGAGGAAGCCATCGGCGAAATCGAAGGGGTACGCAAGGGCTGCGTGGCGGTCTTCGGCAACGCCGACCCGACCAGTGGCACCGAGAAACTGGTGGTGCTGGCCGAGAGCCGCAGCCGCGACCCCGGGATGCTGGCCAATCTGCGGGAGCGGATCATTAACCGGAGCGTCGATATCCTCGGCATGCCGCCGGACGAGGTGGTCCTGGCGCCGCCGCACACGGTCCTCAAGACGTCGAGCGGCAAGATTCGGCGCGAGGCCAGCCGGGAGCTCTATGCGCAGGGCCGCATCGGCCAACCGCCGCGCGCGGTGTGGTGGCAGCTGGTCCGTTTGGCCGCAGGCGGGTTGGCGCAGCAAGCACGACACAGTCTGCGGCTGGCAGCCTCGACCGCCTATGCCGGAGCCTGTTGGCTGCTGTTTGGCCTGCTCGCCCTCACCATGGGCCCGGTTGCCTGTGTGTTGCCGTCGGCCCGAAGCCGCTGGCGGGTTGCCCGTCTCGCCGCCCGCTTGCTGGCCCGTCTCACCGGCACCGGGATCATCGTTCATGGCTTGGACCGCCTGCACACCAAAGCTCCGTTGATTCTGGTCGCCAACCACCAGAGCTATCTGGACAGCCTGATCCTGATGGCTGCCCTGCCGTTGCGGTTCAGCTTTGTCGCCAAGGCGGAGCTGGCCCGGCAAACGGTGCTGCGCCACGCACTTGCCCGGCTCGATGTCGTCTTCGTCGAGCGGTTTGACTTCAAGCAGGCAGTGGACGATGCCCGACGGCTCACGGAGCTGGCCGCGGCCGGCCGCTCGCTGTGTTTCTTTGCCGAGGGTACCATCTGGCGAATGCCCGGACTGCACCCCTTCCACATGGGCGCTTTTCTCGTCGCCGCCGACAACGGCATGGAGGTGGTACCGATCACCATTCGCGGCACCCGGACCAAACTGCGCTCCGAATCCTGGTTTCCGCGTCCTGGCCAGGTCCATTTGTTCATCGGCCCCCGTCTGCGTGGCGAGGGAGTGGGCTGGGAAGCGGCGCTCTCCCTGCGTGATCGGGCGCGGCAGCAGATCCTCCGCCACTGCGGCGAACCAGATCTGGGAGGAGAAGAATCATGA
- a CDS encoding hemolysin family protein, protein MELLFLLLLILLNGLFAMSEIAVLSSRDFRLHKLANDGRRGANSALALKNNPTGFLSTVQVGITMVGILSGAVGENALVEPLAAWLAAFPAVQPHARPIALATVVIALTYFSVVVGELVPKHLGLLQPERIALLVARPMKVLARWTKPLIWLLSASSTLLLRGAGTGTRDSAAVTNEEIKLLMEQGAQAGVFHQSERTLVSNVLRLDEQPVVAIMTHRQDIHMLDLNKPENELREQLADCPFSRILVCRGGLEEVVGLLRTADLLKAALACEPLQIEHHLRQPLYIPEYVTTTQLLEHLRRVQLQCALVVDEYGDIQGFVTLTDVLAAIVGELPNSKLADGQECTRREDGSWLVDGSAAIDRVKATLGIDQALPGDDGHAYHTLGGFVIHMLGRIPMETDGFEACGHRFEVVDMDMNRIDKILVTPLPTSR, encoded by the coding sequence ATGGAACTTCTTTTTCTTCTTCTGCTTATCCTGCTCAACGGACTCTTTGCCATGTCGGAAATCGCCGTGCTCTCGTCACGGGATTTTCGCCTGCACAAACTGGCAAACGACGGGCGGCGCGGCGCCAACTCGGCCCTGGCGCTGAAAAATAATCCGACGGGCTTTCTTTCCACCGTGCAAGTCGGTATAACCATGGTGGGCATTTTGAGCGGCGCGGTGGGCGAAAACGCCTTGGTCGAACCGCTTGCCGCCTGGTTGGCCGCTTTCCCGGCAGTGCAGCCCCATGCCAGACCCATTGCCCTGGCAACCGTGGTCATCGCCCTGACCTATTTTTCCGTGGTCGTGGGCGAGCTGGTGCCCAAACATCTCGGGTTGCTGCAACCGGAACGCATTGCCTTGTTGGTCGCGCGGCCGATGAAGGTGCTGGCCCGGTGGACCAAGCCCCTGATCTGGCTGCTCTCGGCCTCGTCCACGCTGCTGTTGCGGGGAGCCGGCACCGGTACGCGGGATTCGGCGGCGGTCACCAACGAGGAAATCAAACTGCTGATGGAGCAGGGGGCGCAAGCCGGCGTCTTTCACCAGAGCGAGCGGACGCTGGTTTCCAATGTGCTTCGCCTGGACGAGCAGCCGGTGGTGGCGATCATGACCCATCGCCAGGATATTCACATGCTTGATCTGAACAAGCCGGAAAATGAACTGCGTGAACAGCTGGCCGACTGCCCCTTCTCGCGGATTCTTGTCTGCCGGGGCGGCCTGGAGGAGGTGGTCGGCCTGTTGCGTACCGCTGATCTGCTCAAAGCCGCCCTGGCCTGCGAACCGCTCCAGATTGAACACCATCTTCGCCAGCCCCTGTACATTCCCGAGTATGTCACCACCACCCAGCTGCTGGAACATCTGCGCAGGGTCCAACTGCAATGCGCCCTAGTTGTCGATGAATACGGCGACATTCAAGGGTTTGTCACCCTCACCGACGTGCTCGCCGCCATTGTCGGAGAGCTGCCGAACTCCAAGCTGGCCGATGGGCAGGAATGCACGCGCCGCGAGGACGGCTCCTGGCTTGTTGATGGCAGCGCCGCCATCGACCGGGTCAAGGCAACCCTTGGCATCGATCAAGCGCTGCCCGGCGACGACGGCCATGCCTATCACACCCTGGGCGGATTTGTTATTCACATGCTTGGCCGCATACCCATGGAAACAGATGGTTTCGAGGCGTGCGGGCATCGATTCGAGGTTGTTGACATGGATATGAACCGCATTGATAAAATACTGGTCACGCCGCTTCCCACTTCCCGATGA